The DNA segment GTAGATCTGGTAAGGTAATCATcctatttatttttgatttcggTTATTAATTATCTGCATGTTTACCTTATGAACTTCTTTTAATTCTTCTCTTTCCCTTTTTTTGTCCGGATTTCTTAGCTTACTGTAAAGGCCCCAGACTTCATTCACAAGGACACACGTGAGGCATTGCGGCTTGATAGCTCACCAACTAGGGTATCGGAGAAGTTGCTTCCTGCAAGCAAACCAAAAGATGAGACAGAGGAGTCCTGGATGAATTTAATTGAAAGTCCAGATAAATGGGTGGACATCAGATCTGAAAAGGTATGTGGGCCAGTCCTTTACCTTGTTTGTGATTAGTCTGTCTATATGTATTTATTGCTTGATGTTCAATATCTTAGGTCAACATAAAGGAGCCCGACTTTTTACAAAAGGACACTGGCTATGCATTGTGGCTTAGTAATGCACCAACTTGGGTGCTGCAAAAATTGTTTCCTCCAAAGCGGTTATGAAGATAGCTAGAAATCCTTAATGAAGGTCTGAAACAACTTAACAGAACCAATTTCAAGATAGCTAGAAAAGTTTAAatgtgtttgttttgtgattgGTTAAAGAAATCTAACATGACCGTTTGTATTTGCTTGGTCCAGGTTCATTGCAGCCTCTTCTTGTTCTAATACGAGTTGGCTGATGATTTTAAATCTGCTGGCGAAGGGGCGATGATACGTAGCACAGTCTAACTAAACTAAACAATATATGTGGATTTGTACAGCTTATCAAGGATGAAAGGGTATACATAAAAGACCAACCAAGAAAATATCAGAATTCTCAAAGCAGTGTTATTTGGTTCTTCTCTGCCCGACCTCCATTTCTATCTCAGCTAAGAGTTGATGTTCCAGTTATGCATTTTGACTGTCATGCACCTGCAGAAGATCGACTGTTGGGGCCAACCTAGTTGGTAGCAGTCACACAATTGTGCTTATGGTGATATATGGCAATCGTTAGGTTTTTCGTTATGGACTGTGCTTGCTTTTTTCCCCTTTTATTAGCAAAaagttcttttttgttttttcaaagCAATTAAAGAACTTTGTAGTTTCGAACTGAGGTCACTGATGTGAACTTTACCACTGCACTGCTTTCAATCGTCCAATAACAAAGTTAAATTAAAAATACCggttatatatatttgttttccAGTTTCAGACCTGTTTTGGGCCAATGCATCCTGCTTCAACTGTGCCAAGGTCTTTAATGAATGCTGCTAATCTACATTACTGAATTACTCTTAAGAGAATAAATGCGATGAAGTTTATCCTGCACTTAATTGCAGAGGTAGGAGGAATCAATATAACAAAGATGATTACAATTTACCAGATTTTTCAACTTACAATAACTGAGATAAAACGACAAGCATCCAAAAGGTGTGGGATCAATATATCAGTCATCAATAAAAGAGGAGAATTTGAACACACAACTTGAAGAGGCTCTTGCAAAACTTGGTATCTCTACCATAAGCTCTTCTTTGCTTTTTGGATTAGAAAAGCACACCGCAGTATCAGTTCCGCATGAGATAATCATTGTTTGCAAAAGTTTTGCATTCTTCAAAATCAGTTTGACCCACCTCATCTCCCTCGCCTTCCCAATAAATTGTTGAAAGCAGACGGAtttgagatgaagaaataaatgtCCAGTATGAACCATTTCGAGCTTCCAACCATCGTCTTTTTTGGTGTGGTTGTTTTCCTCTTCGACCGCAACAGAGTTGTTGGCTTCATTGTCATGGttttcttcaccatcatcattatgCACACCGTCATCATCACCTGCAGATTTGCTGTTTCCATTgttacattcttcttcttctgtttttttttctttgtaacacGGAGTAATCAACTAAATTTGAGATAGACAAGGATTGACGGATATCAGAAAAATAATTACTGCAAATACATTATTGGTTAAGAGTGATGCAACCAACACACTGTTTAGCCATTTGTTTATCAACTGACGAgaaaatgaaaattgaaaaaGTTGTGAACTTACCCTCTCAAATATGAGTGACTCCACATTTGGTGTTGCTTTAAGTACAGCATATAATATTTCATCAGTGTCTACTTCCTCGGTTATCGTCAACTGTTTAACATTAAGAAATGTTGGCAAGTTGTTTAACCGATCATCTGCAAAGGAGAGGGCCTAGCCTACTCTTCCCCCAAGGGATTAACAATAAATCAGTTTCAATGGGTTGAATTAGATaacagattaaaaaaaaaacgtcacagataacaacaaccaacctgcAGGGTTTCATCAGAGATAGATAGATGTTTTACATGTTCAAGCGCTCGAAGAAATCCACTTATAGCTGCAGCATGACCTATCCTTTGCTCTCATGTTTAACCATAACAATCTTCGTCAACCAAAAATGAAACCTCTGCTTCAACTAGTGTTGGAAAGGCAGACAAGATAAATTCCTTCGGAACACCACTCAGATAAGTTAGAAAAACAAGACTAGGTGCATGAATCCTGAGAGAGCAATCTTTTAAACAATCTTCCTGTTCATAATGATTTTCAAATGTCAAGAGTTTCAATGCAGGAATTGAAATACAGAAATTCTTCATATGAGAAGTGCAGCATTCCAGAACCAAATCTTCAAGCACTGGGAAACTAGAAAAGAGCTGCCCATTCGACCATTCGTCGCTGAATTTGACTTCACAAAGTTTAAGACGTTTGAGCATCGGAAAAGAGATGTACACGGGAAGACAGATATTCGGTTGTATATTTAGCTCCAAAGTAACTAGTGATTTACTAGTAAAAAGAGCCAGAGGAATAGAACCGGGGAGCAGTTGGTGTAGAAAAATACTGATCTCTTCAACTTTATGCTTTTTGACAGCAGAAATCCATGAATTAATCTTACAAGCATTCAAATGATTCTCGCTCCAAAACCAGTGGAGAGAGAACTTCTTTATACTTGAGAAATCGTGAAGAAGCAACGTTCTATCTACAAAATCCATAAATTTAGTGGTCTCTGAAGAATTGTCAGGGAATTGAAAATCAAGGGTAGGAATAGAGGTCCAAATGTGACTCCATCGCTTAGATAATAAGCTAGTACGAGCAACACACTTGTTATCAAGAAAGGAAATGATGTAATGAAGAAGCGAGTCAGGTAATAAACTGATCCTATCTTCTTCTGCCCCACTTACGCTGTTCTGTCCCTTCATTAGCTTCCCATTTATCAAATCCATTATCTTAAAAGCGTAACAGATAAAAGGCTGAAGTTAGAGAATCTTAAAATTCCAGACTAGAGTAAGTAAAACTATTTATAGCAATACCTAGAACTTGTTTTTCATTTCCTATCAGACTGCTCTTCCACACAGACAACTCTTCTTATATACCAGACTAGAGCAAAAATTGGTCAAAAAAAAGTTAAAATGAACCCTAAATAGAAATGTAATTATCTAatacttagggttttaaaacgagCAGAAGACACAAAACAAGTTTTGATGCTAAAAATTGAATGTTACCATACCAGTGAGTGATGTTGGACTGCTTCGATGGATTTCTGGAAGACTTGATTTCGGAAATTGCTATAACAATTTCATCTCAGTCGGCTCCATTAATCTTGAAGGTTtctacagagagagagagagagagtgttgAGAAGCGGGAAAAAGCTAGGGCGAAATTGACCTTCTTGAAGTGAGCAAGAGAAAACCCTCTCAACTTGGGCTGGTCCGTCCATATTTGTACCAAGTGGGGGGCTATATCCCAGTTAACTAGGAGGAGCTCATCCCGCAGGTCAAGGGCAAAGTAGTCAATTTCGGCCGTCTCTGCAAAATTCCGGTATCATCGCACAGCAAGAGGAGACTGTAGAAGACATTTGTTCAACTAGAATTCTCTAATTGACAAGAGACTGTAGAAGATATTTGTTCAACTAGAATTCCTGTCTCTGGCACAAGATGGATAAACTTTTGTGGAAACCGAACTCAAATGACATTTTTACTGTCAAATTTGCTCATAAAGCCATTCAAACAAGCAGCCAATCCAAGAGTTATCGTGTAGCTCAGAGTTCCATCTCCTGGAGAGGTTTTTGGAAAACTACACTTCCTCCCAGAGTTCTTTATTCAGAACTGAAATGCTTGCAGGGGACTTTCTCCTACTAGTGTGACAAAATTGGAATATACTGCCAGAAAGCTAGTTGTTTTTGCCTGTTCTGCACCAATGGTCCTGACACTATGCGGATTAAATCTCTAAATCTCTAACTACAAGGACATACCACCGCTGAATCCTTGGATACTCCAACCGCTAGACAGATTCAAGACCAAAAAAAGACCACCTTGCCTTTATATCGTATGAACTCTTCACATACTCCACCCCGCTAAATGAGAGGTTTCTCAATCACGGATGAGTTTTGGATGGACTGCTAACTGTTCTGCACATCACCATTTGTAGTTAAAATTAGATACCGCATTTGAATCTGATCCACATTGTAGACCATATACTCGTTGTGCAACAATTCACCCTGTATTGCAAAAATACCAAGTTTTCGTAATTATTACTTCAACGGATAGGATGTGATATTAACAAAATGCTTGAAATTACAGCATGGTACCTTTCGGTCTCGTTGTCTTTTTGGCTTCCCAAGTGGCACAGCTTCAAACTCTGATGGATCTGGCGCTGTTGAACCAACCCCTTTTGTGCTTCAAAATATATTTCACATAAAAGTATTAGTAGTCACAATGACAGCTTGAACGCTTAACAGGCCAGGATCACTCGCTCTACAGTTATCCATTGTTTATTCATATTGAAAGGGCATAATCTAAGTTTCTGCCGCGGTGATTCGAGTGATGGTGTAAAACTTGTCAActcccaaaaaccataaaaagatgTGTGAATTGTatacatgaaaataaaaagaaccaACCCCTTTGGCAATTGATCAGCGTTATAATCTCCATGTAGTAGCTCAGTCATCTCACCCAACGCAACCTGTCAGCCTTCGATGACGAAGCTCTTCACCATCATGAATTTGAAATTTAAGAATATTACCAACAAAAAGAAATTCTGCGGCaattaaattttttctttttacagAAGAGGCTTATAACTACTAAGCAAACAATAACTGACCAAAAACAGGTGGGTGCTACTCAAAATCGTTCGGGTCATTGGAGGTGGATGACCTAAGTAAGAGTCATCCAATAATGAATAATTCCCCTGGCTCCCTGTTTGCACATACCATGAAACACATGTGTAACCGACAAGTAGTTAAAATTCTCCTATATGTACGAGTTCCAAAGGGGAACTCGTACACTAGAAGTAGATGTCCCTTTAAGTTTTCTTATTAACACTGCGATCTGGATATACTGCACCAACCTTTGCACTCATAAATTGAATATTTATCACCTGCGAATGCAAAAAGGAAATGGAAATTTTAGTTTCTCCACGTGACAGCTTCATACAATATTACAAGCTATGATAACTCATTTTTGTAATTTCTCAATCAGATCAACTAGTATTTCTTAGTTTGGTAAGTATGAGCTTAGATAACATCATAATTCAGCAATTTTTATTCGTGTTGCAATGAAGTAGTAACCTACTCAACTACTCTTTCCTAGCTGAGTTTCTTTCGCGCTCAACAAACAATAATCCACAACCAGTGCAAGCAACAATTTAAACAGCAGCATTTCCTGTTCTATGACCAGTTTATGCACCCAAAAAGATACCTCTTGAATTATGTGAATGAAGTGCAGTAGGTGATGGATGAGAGTGAAATGTACGCAACAATCAAACATTTTCGATATCGGATTACCCTAAAGTTcaacaattgaaattgaaaccTGAAAAGATGTCTCAAGTAAAAGAAAGATTCCACAAGTAATATTGAACTGAGAGTGCCATAAATCATAAGGGGGCTAGCTGTTATTCATTTAAGTTTAAATTTGTTGGTAAAAAAAAGAGTTACATGGGATAGAAACCTACAGCTAATAAGCCACCGCTTAATAATATGAATCTGCAGGCTTGTACTTGAGATTTATGTTGGTTGCAAGATCCACATATCAAAAAGGATAAGTAATCACATTTGCACTGCAGTTCTAGTTCAACATCTCCCTttaaaaaacaccaaaaatcccaACTGGTTCTATGGTGTAGTGGTTAGCACTCAGGACTTTGAATCCTGCGACCTGGGTTCGACTCCCGGTAGGACCTTTTTCTTTATCCTGTTTTGCCCTTTTTCTTGTTACTGTTTTTCTTTATCCTGTTTTTCCTTCTAGTTTCCCATTTATTGTTTTTCTggcaaaaagaaaacacaaaaacaGTCAACAATCGCAGCAGCTGCTTTTCTTCATTCTCTACACACAAAAACTCCTCACTCCTTCAACCCATCTCACCCATTCCGTTCACTGCAATTGCATCGTTCAAATCTCCATTACCTGCTGATGATCCTAGTTCTACTACTCGTCCAAGTTCTTACACAAACTTCCAACTAAGACCCTCTCCAAATATGATTCTACAACTCCAGATCCAACACTAACAGTCCCATATCGTTCCATTCCTCATACGACTCAGAATCTGATGACGatgaaaaagtttcaaaaaagaagaacaaaacatGACATTGACAAGCAAACATCCGACAACCTATGACCCATTCAGCTAAACATATGACATCATCACACAGGTAACTGGACGCCATTAAAATGTTTAGATTGATAACATTATGCTATAAGAACGGTTTTCCATTCAAATGCAACTGTGACAAACATGTACATGTCATACATTTTCTGCTAACCACACTAAAATCATAATTCGTGTTACTGTTAAGTATATGTTCGTGTTGGAACTACTTACTACTATGTACTACCACACATCACCAATTTACAAAAACTTTACTGGCTCATAAACTTGCTACATTTAAACATATCAGCAGGATACAACTATTAGAAAAACATCAAACACAAAAAACTCCAAAGTTGGAAGTTCTCAAACTTAATTTCATGAAGACCCTTCTAAGTTTAAACGAAAAGTGCGAGAAAGGTGCCTTTTCTACAAATACATTTAACCATAACTATCTCATACTGCAACACTGACATCACCACATAGCTTGCTTGAAGCTGTTAGTTGTTAAGATCGATATCAAAGTGTCGTAAAAACGGTGTCTCCAATAAACCAACTGTGGTACCACGATGGTGATATTTGAAGTTGTCAGATCCAAAACACCTAACATCACAACTGGTTCTATGGTGTAGTGGTTAGCACTCAGGACTTTGAATCCTGCGACCTGGGTTCGACTCCCGGTAGGACCTTTTTCGTTTTGTCTTTATCCTGTATGCTGTTTAAATATTTAGATTGATAACATCTTGCTACAGGACTGGTTTTCCCTTCAAATGCAACTGTGACAAACATGTTCATGTAATATATTTTCTGCTAACCACATTAGGTATATGTTATTGTTAAGGTTACTAATTGTGTTACTGTTAAGTATATGTTATCGTTGGAACTACTTACTGCTAAGTACTAGCACACATCACCCATTTACAAAAAATTTACTGGTTCATAGACAAGGATTGACTTTATCACCTTCAACTATTTTTTTATGCGAAGGAATTTATTAGATGTTGGAATTAATAACATGCTAAGTGCTTATAACAATAAAAGAGCACAAACACTTTCAACCATAACTGTATCATACTGGGATGGTGACATCATCACATAGCTTGGTTGGAGCTGTTAGTTGTTAAGATTGATACCAAGGTGTCGTAAAAATTGTGTTCCCAATAAACCCAACTGTGGTACCACAATGGTGACATTGAAGTTGTTAGATCCAAAACACCTAACATCACAACTGGTTCTATGGTGTAGTGGTCAGCACTCAGGACTTTGAATCCTGCGACCTGGGTTCGACTCCCGGTAGGacctttttcttgttttttctttttttctaatcCTGTTTTTCCAAAAACAATCAACAACCGTAGCAGCTGCTGTTCTTCATTCTAGTTCTTCTTTACACAAAAAATCCTCAACAACCGTAGCAGCTGCTGTTCTTCATTCTAGTTCTTCTTTACACAAAAAATCCTCACGCCCTCATCATTCAACCCATCTCACCCATTCCATTCACTACAATGTATCGCTCAAAGCTCCGTTAGTACCATTACCTGCTCTGATCCTGATTCTACTACTCGTCTAAGTTCATACACAAACTTCCACTAAGACCCTCTCCAAATACAGACCCAACACTAACAGTCCAATATCATTCCATTCCTCATACAACTCAGAATCTGATGACGACGATAATGTTTCaaacaagaagaacaaaagaagacATTGACAAGCAAAGTTCCGCCAACTTAAGACCCATTCAGCTAAGAACATGCCATCATCAAACATGCTGTTCGACGCCGTTAATTATTCAGATGGATAACACCATGCTATAAGAAGGGTTTTCCTTATAATACAACTATGGCAAACACATACGTATCATATATTTTATGTTAACCACACTAAGATCATACTTTCAAAGTAAGTCGTGTACATGTTCTTTTTGAGATTACTAATTGTGTTAAGTATATGTTCTCATTAAAATTACGTACTAAGTACTAGAACACATCACAATGTACAAAAAAGTTACTGGCTCATAAACAAGGATTGAATTTCTCAGGTTTCAACTTCCAACCCTGAAATTTAAG comes from the Papaver somniferum cultivar HN1 unplaced genomic scaffold, ASM357369v1 unplaced-scaffold_81, whole genome shotgun sequence genome and includes:
- the LOC113345384 gene encoding putative F-box protein At1g58310, encoding MDLINGKLMKGQNSVSGAEEDRISLLPDSLLHYIISFLDNKCVARTSLLSKRWSHIWTSIPTLDFQFPDNSSETTKFMDFVDRTLLLHDFSSIKKFSLHWFWSENHLNACKINSWISAVKKHKVEEISIFLHQLLPGSIPLALFTSKSLVTLELNIQPNICLPVYISFPMLKRLKLCEVKFSDEWSNGQLFSSFPVLEDLVLECCTSHMKNFCISIPALKLLTFENHYEQEDCLKDCSLRIHAPSLVFLTYLSGVPKEFILSAFPTLVEAEVSFLVDEDCYG